In Herbaspirillum seropedicae, a single window of DNA contains:
- the rsmH gene encoding 16S rRNA (cytosine(1402)-N(4))-methyltransferase RsmH, whose protein sequence is MNLQPVPELQHRTVLLEEAVDALAIEGERANGVYLDGTFGRGGHSRAILSRLGPQGRLIAFDKDPLAIATAQKIADPRFEIVHDSFATMDQALAERGIARVDGVLMDLGISSPQVDDAARGFSFRLDGPLDMRMDTTRGVSAAEWLATADEQQIAKVIRDYGEERFALQIAKKIVAGRAVEPISSTRQLAALVAQAVKTREKGKDPATRTFQAVRIFVNQELEELEVGLEKAFAQMAQHGRLVVISFHSLEDRIVKQFMASKAHAPQPDRRLPIRAVDLPQAPARLLPRVMPSAGEVEANPRARSAVMRGLELIVAAPAQGASA, encoded by the coding sequence ATGAATTTGCAACCGGTGCCCGAGCTGCAGCACCGCACCGTGCTGTTGGAAGAAGCCGTGGACGCGCTGGCCATCGAGGGCGAGCGCGCCAATGGCGTTTATCTGGACGGAACCTTTGGTCGCGGCGGTCACAGCCGCGCCATCCTGTCCCGGTTGGGCCCGCAGGGCCGTTTGATCGCATTTGATAAGGACCCGTTGGCCATCGCCACGGCGCAGAAGATCGCCGATCCGCGTTTCGAGATCGTGCATGACAGCTTCGCGACCATGGACCAGGCGCTGGCCGAGCGCGGCATTGCCCGCGTGGACGGGGTATTGATGGATTTGGGCATTTCCTCGCCGCAGGTGGATGACGCTGCGCGCGGTTTCAGTTTCAGGCTCGATGGCCCGCTGGACATGCGCATGGACACCACGCGCGGCGTGTCGGCAGCGGAATGGCTGGCAACGGCGGATGAACAGCAGATTGCAAAGGTGATACGAGATTATGGGGAAGAACGGTTTGCTCTTCAGATTGCAAAGAAGATTGTTGCTGGCCGGGCAGTCGAGCCAATTTCAAGCACACGACAGCTTGCCGCGCTCGTGGCACAAGCCGTCAAAACCCGCGAGAAAGGCAAAGACCCGGCCACTCGTACCTTTCAGGCTGTACGGATTTTCGTCAATCAAGAGCTTGAAGAACTCGAAGTAGGACTGGAGAAGGCCTTTGCCCAGATGGCGCAGCACGGGAGATTGGTTGTGATCAGCTTTCACTCGCTGGAAGATCGCATCGTCAAGCAGTTCATGGCCTCCAAGGCCCATGCGCCGCAGCCCGACCGCCGCCTGCCGATTCGTGCCGTCGACCTGCCGCAGGCGCCGGCGCGCCTGCTGCCGCGGGTCATGCCCAGCGCCGGCGAGGTCGAGGCCAACCCGCGCGCGCGCTCGGCCGTCATGCGCGGCCTGGAGCTGATCGTGGCCGCGCCCGCGCAAGGAGCCTCGGCGTGA
- the ftsL gene encoding cell division protein FtsL has protein sequence MTGRLCLLLTILLVACALSVVSAQYKARSLFIELERAQSAARQLDVDWAQLQLDQSTLGKNARIEELARRDLGMVPVSAARTQYLTVGAP, from the coding sequence GTGACCGGCCGCCTGTGCCTCCTGCTGACCATCCTGCTGGTGGCGTGCGCGCTGTCGGTGGTGAGCGCGCAATACAAGGCGCGCAGCCTCTTCATCGAACTGGAACGCGCCCAGAGCGCGGCTCGCCAGCTCGACGTGGACTGGGCGCAATTGCAGCTGGACCAGTCCACGCTGGGCAAGAACGCCCGCATTGAGGAACTGGCCCGGCGTGACCTGGGCATGGTGCCGGTCTCGGCCGCCCGTACCCAATACCTGACCGTGGGAGCGCCATGA
- a CDS encoding UDP-N-acetylmuramoyl-L-alanyl-D-glutamate--2,6-diaminopimelate ligase, whose amino-acid sequence MPERALNLHDIQAWLRQAAPSAQLTSDSRRVAPGDVFFAYVGDADGRSYIADAVERGAAAVVYEAAGFTWPAQIDVPHLAVTDLKSHAGEIAASWYGQPDQGMLTVAVTGTNGKTSCAYWLGIALSRLAGASTAGVIGTLGVGSFVNGKPQGFDVTGYTTPDAVLLQRSLFKLAQGRVGALAIEASSIGLAQGRMNGMHVDVALLTNFTRDHLDFHGDMQTYEDAKRKLFQWPGLKHAVVNLDDDMGQRLLPLLAERKVPVIGYAIADEQGGDPHGVPTLRASQLRSSHTGTVFHVDSPFGSGQVKTQLVGRFNVSNVLGIMGVLLTQGVAWDAVVAAAAALSPAPGRMQQFGGPDVPLIVIDYAHTPDALDKTLSTLRQLATQRGGQLWCVFGCGGDRDPGKRPQMGQIAEQADQVVLTSDNPRSEDPQAIIDQIRAGMSRVEPVVLPDRAGAILWAIRHATKADVVLLAGKGHESYQEIAGKKLPFLDADHVALALAARSTMMGGA is encoded by the coding sequence ATGCCCGAGCGTGCTCTGAACCTCCACGATATCCAGGCCTGGCTGCGCCAGGCCGCGCCGTCGGCGCAGCTGACATCGGACTCGCGCCGCGTGGCGCCCGGTGACGTCTTCTTCGCCTATGTGGGCGACGCCGATGGGCGCTCCTATATAGCCGACGCGGTCGAGCGTGGCGCCGCCGCCGTGGTCTATGAAGCGGCCGGCTTCACCTGGCCGGCCCAGATCGACGTGCCGCACCTGGCGGTGACCGATCTCAAGTCGCACGCCGGCGAGATCGCCGCGTCCTGGTACGGCCAGCCCGACCAGGGCATGCTGACAGTGGCCGTCACTGGCACCAACGGCAAGACCTCCTGCGCCTACTGGCTGGGTATCGCGCTGTCGCGCCTGGCTGGCGCCAGCACCGCCGGCGTGATCGGCACCCTGGGCGTGGGCAGCTTCGTCAACGGCAAGCCGCAAGGCTTCGATGTCACTGGCTACACCACACCGGACGCCGTGCTGCTGCAACGCAGCCTGTTCAAGCTGGCGCAGGGTCGCGTGGGTGCGCTGGCCATCGAGGCCTCCTCCATCGGACTGGCCCAGGGCCGCATGAACGGCATGCACGTGGATGTCGCCTTGCTGACCAATTTCACCCGCGATCACCTGGATTTCCACGGTGACATGCAGACCTACGAAGACGCCAAGCGCAAGCTGTTCCAGTGGCCGGGCCTCAAGCACGCCGTGGTCAACCTGGATGACGACATGGGCCAGCGCCTGCTGCCGCTGCTGGCCGAGCGAAAGGTGCCGGTGATCGGCTACGCCATTGCCGACGAGCAGGGCGGCGACCCGCACGGCGTGCCGACCCTGCGCGCCAGCCAGCTGCGCAGCAGCCACACCGGCACCGTCTTCCACGTCGATTCACCCTTTGGCAGCGGGCAAGTCAAGACCCAGTTGGTCGGACGCTTCAACGTCAGCAATGTGCTCGGCATCATGGGCGTTCTGCTCACGCAGGGCGTGGCCTGGGACGCCGTGGTCGCGGCGGCCGCCGCACTGAGCCCCGCGCCGGGCCGCATGCAGCAATTCGGCGGCCCCGACGTGCCTCTGATCGTGATCGATTACGCGCATACGCCCGACGCCCTCGACAAGACCCTGTCCACCCTGCGCCAGCTGGCCACCCAGCGGGGCGGCCAGCTGTGGTGCGTGTTTGGCTGCGGTGGCGACCGCGATCCGGGCAAGCGCCCGCAGATGGGCCAGATCGCCGAGCAGGCCGATCAGGTGGTGCTGACCAGCGACAACCCGCGCAGCGAAGATCCGCAAGCCATCATCGACCAGATCCGCGCCGGCATGAGCCGCGTCGAACCCGTGGTGCTGCCGGACCGTGCCGGCGCCATCCTGTGGGCGATCCGCCATGCCACCAAGGCGGACGTGGTGCTGCTGGCCGGCAAGGGCCATGAGTCCTACCAGGAAATCGCCGGCAAGAAATTGCCCTTCCTCGATGCCGACCATGTCGCGCTGGCGCTGGCTGCGCGCTCGACCATGATGGGAGGCGCATGA
- a CDS encoding peptidoglycan D,D-transpeptidase FtsI family protein, protein MTKMPPRTNLSGGRVAASKGVAFSSNPILQVKLPAWRSRFVLFVLFVAFVALVLRALWLQGVSTDFLQKQGASRYARTLELPATRGKITDRNGQVLASSVPVKAIWAIPEDVQAAPKDKLVQLAKLLEMSDADLRKKLDSDRSFVYLKRQVEQDTADKIVKLGIPGIETRKEYKRFYPEGEVMAHVVGFTNIEDAGQDGMELAAQKTLAGVTGSRRVIKDRLGRVVEDIESIREPHDGRDLTLSIDSKIQYIAFTQLKEAVEKFKAKAGGIIVVDAKTGEVLALANLPTYNPNDRSVLTGAQLRNRVVTDTFEPGSTMKPFTVALALDTHRVTPSTVFQTAPGKMTIGTATIGDSHAHGPLTVAQIIEKSSNIGTAKIALGMPPEEMWEMFTTVGFGQQPKFGFPGAVAGRVRPYKSWRPIEQATMSYGHGISVSLIQLAHAYLIFARNGDIIPLSFTKVTDSPIGQRVISADTALQMRRMLETVVAPGGTAPQAQVPGYRVGGKTGTAYKIEGGKYVRKYVASFSGIAPMSDPRLIISVMIDEPQGQHYGGPVAGPVFANVAANALRALNVPPDSSVTNIIIPKEPLEESM, encoded by the coding sequence ATGACCAAGATGCCTCCCCGCACCAACCTGTCCGGCGGTCGCGTGGCCGCTTCCAAGGGCGTGGCGTTTTCCTCCAATCCCATCCTGCAGGTCAAGCTGCCGGCCTGGCGCTCGCGTTTCGTGCTGTTCGTGCTCTTCGTCGCCTTTGTCGCGCTGGTGCTGCGGGCCTTGTGGCTGCAGGGCGTGTCCACCGACTTCCTGCAGAAGCAGGGCGCCTCGCGTTATGCCCGCACGCTGGAGCTGCCCGCCACGCGCGGCAAGATCACCGACCGCAACGGCCAGGTGCTGGCTTCGTCCGTGCCGGTCAAGGCCATCTGGGCCATCCCCGAAGACGTCCAGGCCGCGCCCAAGGACAAGCTGGTGCAACTGGCCAAGCTGCTGGAGATGAGCGACGCCGACCTGCGCAAGAAGCTCGACTCCGACCGCAGCTTCGTCTACCTCAAGCGCCAGGTCGAGCAGGATACCGCCGACAAGATCGTCAAGCTGGGCATTCCCGGCATCGAGACCCGCAAGGAATACAAGCGCTTCTATCCTGAAGGGGAGGTGATGGCGCACGTGGTCGGCTTCACCAATATCGAGGATGCCGGCCAGGACGGCATGGAACTGGCCGCCCAGAAGACCCTGGCCGGTGTGACCGGCAGCCGCCGCGTCATCAAGGACCGCCTGGGCCGGGTAGTGGAAGACATCGAATCCATCCGCGAGCCGCACGATGGCCGCGACCTGACCCTGTCCATCGACAGCAAGATCCAGTACATAGCCTTCACCCAGTTGAAGGAAGCGGTGGAGAAGTTCAAGGCCAAGGCTGGCGGCATCATCGTGGTCGACGCCAAGACCGGCGAGGTGCTGGCGCTGGCCAACCTGCCCACCTACAACCCCAACGACCGTTCGGTGCTGACCGGCGCGCAGCTGCGCAACCGCGTCGTGACCGATACCTTCGAGCCGGGCTCGACCATGAAGCCCTTCACGGTGGCGCTGGCGCTGGACACCCATCGCGTCACGCCTTCCACCGTATTCCAGACCGCCCCCGGCAAGATGACCATCGGCACCGCCACCATCGGCGACTCGCACGCCCATGGTCCGCTGACGGTGGCGCAGATCATCGAAAAGTCGTCCAACATCGGCACTGCCAAGATCGCCCTGGGCATGCCGCCGGAAGAGATGTGGGAAATGTTCACCACGGTCGGCTTCGGCCAGCAGCCCAAGTTCGGCTTCCCGGGCGCGGTGGCTGGCCGGGTGCGTCCGTACAAGTCCTGGCGTCCCATCGAGCAGGCCACCATGAGCTATGGTCATGGCATCTCGGTGTCGCTGATCCAGCTGGCGCATGCCTACCTGATCTTCGCCCGCAATGGCGACATCATTCCCCTGTCCTTCACCAAGGTCACCGATTCGCCCATCGGCCAGCGCGTGATCTCGGCCGATACCGCCCTGCAGATGCGTCGCATGCTCGAAACCGTGGTTGCTCCGGGCGGTACGGCTCCGCAGGCGCAGGTGCCGGGCTATCGCGTGGGCGGCAAGACCGGTACGGCCTACAAGATCGAGGGCGGCAAGTATGTGCGCAAGTATGTGGCCTCCTTCTCGGGCATCGCCCCGATGTCGGACCCGCGCCTGATCATCTCGGTCATGATCGACGAGCCGCAAGGCCAGCACTATGGCGGCCCGGTGGCCGGTCCCGTGTTTGCCAACGTGGCCGCCAACGCCTTGCGCGCGCTCAATGTGCCGCCGGACTCCAGCGTGACCAACATCATCATTCCCAAAGAACCGCTTGAGGAGAGCATGTGA